The following DNA comes from Triplophysa dalaica isolate WHDGS20190420 chromosome 5, ASM1584641v1, whole genome shotgun sequence.
GTGCAATAAATTGTGagtgtttaatattaaaaacagaCTGAAATGACTAACAAACAGTACCAAGCAGGAGGTGGATGCTGCTGCGTCCGTGCATAGAAGAGATTTCTTGGCAACGATTTCTCCCCAGCCGGCTTTGCAGACATTCTCAGAAAGTAATTTCACCCTGGCCATGTGCAGAATATCAGGGTTCAGGTCCACTAGCatgataaagaaatatattacCCGTAAACGCTCATGTTATGAATATGTTTGAATTCCGTTTGGAGAAGCGAGCCGACGATGTGTAAACTCACATGTAGCTTTTCTTGGCCCCCAACCTGTCGTCACACAAGACCATTCTTCCTCACCGACCATTTGATCATCTTTTTCCATCATGCACACCGGGAATATTGTTGGTCCTGGATggagcacacatacacaacacaacaattaTGATTGTTCCCAGACCCTGttaaaaacacagagaaggTCGTTTCTCCACCTATTCGAGCTGGGACGGTTAGATGGATCATGGAGAGGTCAGACATAAGTGGGAAGCTGCTGTCGCTGTCCAGACTCTGCACGCTTTTTACAGCTGAGGTCTGGCCAGACATGAAGTTGAGGTCATGAGCCCCTAAAAACACAGTATCTCCAACCCTGAAGACAAAACACCAGGACACTCAAGAGCAAACACTGAGTGTGGATTATTCAAGATGATCAGAGAATGATAGAAACGATTACTTGGCAACGCAGTGGCGAGGTGCCAGTACCCAGCTGTGGTGAAGGAGGACACCGCTACAGTAATGCAGGTCGTGGCTTTGCAGGCTGACATGCCACGGCCAAGAGTGAGGACACGCTTCGCTTACATTGTCCACCTTAAATGTTCCGTCCTCAACGGGAACCACCTGTGCCAAGCCATTGGGCAGTTGGCAGGGGTCCACCTTGGCCTGCCCACAATGAGCTGAAACCCCAGCATTAAAATAGACATGGATGATGACTTAAGACAATATAAGAGAGGGTCTTACCAGTTGATTCCATTCCAGAGTCGGCTGGATTCAGTTCACCTGTAAGGATGATCCATTTCAATTCTCTGGCCTCTATATTAAATGCCATCTCAAATCAACTTCATACCATGTATTGTGGAATTAATCCATTGTTTGTAATGGAAAAGTTTGGTGTAGACCCCTGGTTTTTGGGCCCGACCGCACCCGACCCCCCAGCTGACCACCCCAGCGAGCGTGTACCTCTCGCCTGTGAAGCAGGAAAGCGGACCACCAGAGTccccctgaacacacaaacgTGGTAAATGCACTAAAGcttttataaaaagtaaaacagcattttttaaatcaacaaagGTTTACCTGACAAGCATCCATTCCGCCTGCATCCGCCCCTGCGCACATCATAAATGCGTGCATTTTTCCTCCGAACAACTGTCTACATGTCTCCGGATTAAAAACCGTTACGTTGACCTCTTGGAGTTTGAAGGCACGAGGACCATCTACAAAGTCATTACACATTTAGTGCAAATTTGGAATATTTCTTTGTATATGTGGTACTAAGAGCTTACTTTCTCTAATGGCACCCCAGCCAGTGACAGCACATGTTTCCTCAGACGGCACATCACCGTTCCAGATGGCCACTGGTCTCACACACTCATTAAACATCAGTGGATTCTGCAGTTTCAGCAGCGCGACATCATTCTCATTTGTCTTCTGGATGTAGTTCTCATGAGAAAAGATTTTTTCCAcctttacattcttcaaataaaacatagaaTATTAATATCATAATGTTTTGGCTCACGGTATCCACACTCACACGTAAACAAAAAGCAGACCCTTACTCGATGGCAGGATTCATTGGCATTCTCTAAATCGTGTCTTCCGACCACTACAGTCCATAGCGACGCCTTTTTGTAACTGATGATGTGCAAGTCGTTCATgttaaaagtatatatatagaAACAACAACTTCATGCATCAGTTCTTTGtctaatacatttataatgaggGATTTTCTTTGTGCATATTTGGTATTTCGTAGATTTACCGTCTGAAGCAGTGGCTGGCCGTGACAACCCAGTACCGGTCAAGGATGGCTCCACCGCAGGCTGGCAAGTCAGAGTACTGCAGTGACACCTGCCAGGGCCAGGAATGTGCCCACGCCTCTTGCCCACCTATAATCCGACTCTCCTCCTCATCCTGCTCTCTGATGAATGCACGCTTACCAGCCATTTctgcaaaacatttacatgttaaacacaacagaaacCCTTTGATTTCATATCCGTTATTTTATGACTTCTGTTATTTTGCATACCAGAAATTCATCTGgcttgtaataaaataaacaatttaaatgcCCTTGACACCATTATATCTTACCATGACAGCCCTTGTCAAAAATACAATCCGTCTCAGTGGACAGGCTCACATCACTATTAGTTTCTGCATGAAAGTAAAACATTCAGTGATATAAGTGATGGATAAAAGTCTAAAGTTATTTCTAGGTGACATGATTTACGTCATCAACAACACACTCAAGATCAGCACGTTTGTCATTATGCTTTTAAACTATAAATCAATGGGCCTCACCAGGATCGGCATTACACAAATTTAGACAGaagattaaaatgaataaatagttTAAACACATGTTCACAAACGCTAGTTTAAAATGGAAGAAGAACTGCAGACGATAAGTTCCAGATGGAGATGCGAAGAGATCCACTGACACCTGTGAAACACAATCAGCGAGTAATTAGGTCTGCTCTTCACGCTCCGCTGCGCATACTGACCGACGTGTGACATCAGAGTATCGCGAGAGCGAGAGTTTGGACTATTCTCGCGGTACGTCGACGCCGAATGATTTGAGCGGAGCAGTTCCGGTTTTAACCACAAGAGGTCAATAACGCCTCGTAAAACCGACAGTCATGACAAAACTTCGTTGGTCTATTTAACGTTAACAaaatagaacaataaaaaatagaacaattatttttctttgatttctTAGGAAAAGTAacagttttataataaaagtgtATTAATCATGTTTCCCGTACGATTGATTatcatagttttactacaaataccacGCAGTGTTTATTGTTACGAGACCACAGTCCGCTATATTTGTGAATGTTAAGGACAAATAAAACGAAACTTATGTTACACAAAAgctcacatttatattttcccCTTAAAAGCGATTgcaattatattattaattttctCATAAAATTCAGACTGGTTATCAACCTGGTTGCGCATTTCTTCTTGCTCAAATGCAATCGATGATTTGGCCTCAACTAGCcttaatattaatgaaatatcTTGTTAAACGCATGATATaagtatattattaaaaaaacacataataaaCTTAAACATAAAGGAATAAAAATCACATAATGAATGGAATTGAAGAAGATAGattattttctctgtttgtgtaAGGATGGCAGCTATATGGATTTAACCATATATTAAACACTAGAAATAAATCTAGAacgatttaaaaaatgtaatgtacgGAGCTTTTAAAGCTCAGTTAATGTGTATCTCAACAGCTTAATGAAGGCAGCTTTATGGAACTACAGAAGCACGATTGCATTTCTTTGAATTAGGTTTTTGAAAGCCATGCTTTAATAAAGAATGATTGAATTTCTGCACACATAGCAATGCTTAAAGCAAATCTGCACAGGAATGACAAACTCTCTCAGCACACAAAACACACCATTTAGAGATACTAGATgagatttattaaataatgataCATCGCTTCACATTGGTTTCTGGTATGACATGTTTAGCACGGCTGCTGAATTCAAGAAATGTTCTTGATGACAGTTCCTATGGCAACCGAACATAAGTGCAAAGATTACAGTATAATCCAGGGTACCGCATGACAAATTCTGGCCACTAAAATCTATTAAATCACATGGTGACCTAGTTCAAGGATACGATGTTCATCATTAGAATGATAAGAGTCATCAGTAAAACAGCTTATGAAGGTTCTTGATATGTAATGCACTGCACAGGTCAATATGCCTTTAGTCCACGATACATTCCACAATAATAGCATGTATAATAAAGAcaaggaaataaaaataaagcacatgATAAAACATGCTGTCACCATTTCCTTCATTCAAATTACTCACAAAACACCTCaaacatgaaatgaaacatttggaagaaagcAGACCACACACAGATTTCCTCCATGTTCATGGAGCACAACAGAAGCACCAGTCGTCTCTAATAACATTCTGTCTGAAATGCTCTTCGAGACTTAGCAATCAGTCAAGCAGATCGAGGTCCAGCGCTCGAGTGGAACAGCTACAGCTCTGCCTTCAGATCCCAGAAAAATGCCTCTCAAGAGACAGATCTTCAGCTTAAACGTCTGACGGGCGTTTGAAGTTGACCCTTCAATCTGCAGTCAAGTCTCCGAAAGGTTCTCGCCGTCCGACCTGTAAATGGCTTTGGGTACAACACACATGGACACTGGTGAGGAAATACAGTTCTGTAAGATGCGCTGAGGTCAGAGGTAACTGGTCCATTCCTGGATGGAGAGGCTATTTGAATTCAAGACCCCCTCTTGTAAAGCACGGAGGGACAGCAGCAGCCATTTATCATCTCCTGAGTCTCGAAAGCTGTAGTTTGCATTGCCCCACGTCCACCCATCTCTCTTGGTCACTGCTCTTCTGAGATTTGAGAGTCACACCGTTGTTTTAAGTCCCTTGTAGTTTTTTCTCAAGTCTGTCCAGCTTGGCCAGATTCTCTTTGAGCAGTTTGGAACCGGGTGAAAGTAGAAGGGCTCTTTGGTAGTACATTCTCGCTGCTGCATAGTCTccctaaaacaacacaaacaggcATTTGAAAAGAGCTCGGGTGAATCTATGATGAAATATCTGGGTCACATGTTGCTCAGAGtcaaaagaaaatagaaatcCTGTTTTTGCCTAAGATAATTGTTTTTGCATTGTGCCATTATTTGGCctcaataattacatttatgcatttggcagacgcttttatccaaagcgacttacagtgcacttattacagggacaatcccctgCATTACTGTATGCATTACTGTAGAAAAATATATGGTATTAAAATTCTTTATATTAATTCTGTTAataatttttctaaattaaaatgattttaaataatataattgtatttattgattACCTatagtataataaaaaaaatactgataaAACTGTACAGACTGTAtttcaagattaaaaaaataataataataaattatatttttttctaaatgaaaatgattttaactattattattgtatttatgaATCATCTACAATATAATTTAAACGTTACTGTAAAACTGTTCAGACTTTATttcaagattattattattatatttttcacattgcACAAGTTGAATATTTACCGTAATGGCTCACGAGgacgttttcattttttttactttacacaaaatgtaatgttattatACCCCTCATCATTATTTTGGGGGAGATCAAAACGattttcataaaatgtgatttgtaaTTTCAATTTGGCAGTACAGtgtaaaattgaataaatatctgagttttttatttacatttcataagTGGAAAATGtcttattgcaaaaaaaaagtaatgatcctccagtttatttttattataactttgGGAGCTTAAATACAATCTAGACATCTCTAGACAGTCTCATAAAATATCTGGAGCTTTatcatttaagtgttttttctttagaaatcaTACCTTAATATGCTGAATGCCGCCCATGTTCATCCAAGCTTGTGACTGGTCAGGTTTGAGTTCAACAGCAAGCTTGTAACTCTGAAAACATTAGATCAATACATGAAACACTGTACAAAATATAAAGCCTCTGATACGTTCAACAGCCCAAAACCACTGGGGAGACTCGACTTTTCATAACTCTTTTGGGCCTGTGATAGAAATACGACCCGTTCATAATTCATAACCACTGGAGGCATATTAAACAGACCGGCTCTACTGCAGATATGGTATCAAACCAccacaaaaagtattttgtatggGCTTTATAATCCAGCTTTGAACCGGATAGCAGATTCGAGCACTTTCGGACTTTTGTCCTGTAAACCTGAGAGCAGTCTGTTCTCATCCGTCCTTTTgtggtcaaaataaaagtagcACTAATGGCCGATCTGCAGCGGGACACCGGGAACGCTCCAGTCACAACAGCCTTCTTATTAACCAGAAAAAGcgtctgaaatgtatttttaaaggatGTTGTGCAATACGGAGGTTAACAACTTAAAACAGTCAAATGTTTCTTCTGGAATGAGATGAAGTCTAGACGGGAGATGACAGGAGATCAGTGATGTCTCTCTGACAGTATCAGGACACCAGAGGAGCTGTGTGAAGGTCGGAAGAGACGCCCCGTAGTGGTGGCAACCTGCGATTAGGGAGGATCGGCTCTGACTAAATGTACATTCACCTGGAAGGCCTGGTCAAGATCGTTCATCTCTCTGAGCTGGTTGCCAACGGAGAAATGAAGCTCTGCCCGCACCGCAGCGTCTAACGGCTCCCGCCGCAGGGCTCTTTTCAAAGCATCCAATGCCTGAAACAcaagcaaacatttattttaatagtaCTGAACTGAATCTGCATTCGCAAGTGCAGTCTTGAGCCATTTATATTTCTCTTTGAGGTCCGTTAATTAAAGAAAAGAGGGCATGAGTAGTAAAGAGAAATGATCTACGATTCATTCTAGTCTGCCGAAAAGCAGACGCCTCACTGGGACTCAGTAACATTCCCTTTGAATTGCCGACTACAGCTGAATTGCACGACGGCAGAATGAAAATCCTGAATGAATTCCTGTTCAGGAAGGGGCAGTAAAGGCGAGCATGCATGAACTAGCGCACACAAACCCGCGTACACACCTCAGTGTGGTTGCCTTGTTTGCTGTAGATGGCAGACAACAAGCGGTAACATTCAATGCAGTTGCCCGTCTTTGAAATGATGCCCAGGGTCATCTTCTCTGCCTCTGTAGAGCGGCCCGCCATGGCTAAAACCTGCGCCTGTCgagaaataatgaaacaaattaaataagagAGACAAGCAGGCGGTGTTTTTCAGGCAGTGATGTGGATCAGTGTGAAAGGTCTTCGGAGACACATTTAAGCTGATGCTGTGCTCTCAGATACCCTACAAGCAAAGCTTTCCGGAAGATGCTGAGCCGATGTTGTCAAATGTAATCGCAAAGGCAAGTGCTGGTTTCTTTGAGAACTTTATTTGTGTTCGTATCTATTTTGTAAGACAAAGCAACCCAGAAGACACTTAACCTACATATTCCATCCGAATAAATTCAGTTCATCGctcatcttttttctttttatgtgcATGCTAAATTCTGATTGGCCCTAATTTcttgatttaaagggacagttcacccaaaaatgaaaagtctgtcttTATTTATGCAACCTCGAGTtggtccaaatctgtatacatttctttgttctgatgaagacagagaagGATACTTGGATGaaatcttgtaaccaaacagttcttggccacaaatgactaccatagtgggataaaaaatgctttataaacggctttgttctgttaaaccaatagagaagatattttgaagaatgtaggaaagcaaacagttctgggttcAGTgctgactaccattgtaatttttaattCTATGGTATTCAacggtgaccaagaactgtttgcttacaagcattcttccaaatatcttttcctgtgttcatcagaacaaatacatttatataaatttggAACTGAAAGGGTGAACTGTTTTAAAGATAGAATTGATTCTTGTACAAAGTCACTTCTTACCAGAGCGAGCCAGATATCAGTGCTGTCCGGCTGAAGCGTGGCTGCTTCTCTGTAAACCTCCAGAGCTTCTTCATATCTACCCGTGTTATAGTATAAAGCACCCAGAGGGGTCAAGATCTCCACCTTACGAACCACCTGCAGGGCCCTGTGTGCacccaaaaaaacacaaatgtgggTTTGCTGTTGCATTCATTGTTAGGTGGATAATCAAATAGACTTCACAGTTTGATCTCATCTTACCTTTTGTACCATAACTCTGCTTCTTTATTGTCATTGGAGGACCTAAGGAGGCGGCCCAGGTTCACCATGGCAACATAGTGAGCTGGCTTCAGACGGACGGCTTCCTGGTAATGATATGCAGCACGGTCCCCGTGACCTAAAGACCAGTGCAAGTGCATAACAGAAAATGTTTGTCTTATATTTAAAACTTTCTTATGGCGTTCTATTATTAGTAAGCATGTCCATTCTCTTAGAAATAGCACAGCAACGCCCTGACAACCATTCTGGCTAGAAAATCTAAAGAATTTAAAGTGATTGAAGCCTCTCACCTGTGTCCACCAGGAACACACCGTAGTTATTACGGAGGTCAGAACTCTCCGGGCAATTCTCAATCCCCTTTGTGTAAATCTCATCAGCTTCTTTTGAACGCTCCTACGCAAAAAAAGgggaaaatgtgcatttaataaaaataaggcTTCTTatgaagcaaaacaaataaaaatgttgtacaaGTATTCTTTTAGAAGTATTTCATTCACTGTAACAAAACCcaagagggagaaagagagacctGGTCAGCATACAGAGAGGCGAGGCTGGAGTAGGCATCAGCGAAATGTGGACCGAACCAAATTGATTCCTGTAACATCCTCTCAGCCTCCTCCTCCTTCCCCTGAGACCTGGAAAACAATACCATCATCTTCCtcacacactgtacacaaacacactcagttTTCCTCAACATTGGTCTTGTTTTGAAGTACAAATACCTACTTAAGCAAAATGATTGCTAccaaattataattatattcatGCCATATCTGTAAAttctattttttatctttaaaaaaagttatgttttatagAGCGACAACAATATAGCAATCATATGGATTTATATTTACTTAAGGAGGTTGCCCAGGTTGAACAGAGCTCTGTTGTGTTGAGGGTTAATGTCAAGTGCTTTCCTGTAATACATTTCAGCCTCCTCAGCCTGGTGAGTCAGGGTGCCCAGATTATTCAGAGCGCTGGCATGCCGTGGGTACAGActacacaaagagagagagagacagacaaacagagaaaatgtgtgaaaaagagagagagagagagagagagagagtgagatggGGAATCGTTGGAATTTACATAATTGATGGAAGTACTGATTCTTCATAATTGATGAGAAAATGGGATAATAGTTGGTGTTTGGTTTAAATAGCAGACAAAACACAGTCGAACAACATCATCTTGGATTTAATATGTATTATTCGCTTTTAGTTTGCCAAAAAATTCAAGCCTATCGAAAAAAGGGTTAAGCACTCTCACATACAAAACGTGATGTTAAAAGTACCTAAACGCAATACTTGAGCAAATGTTCAAATATAAAAGTCTTCAAGTATCAGATAAATATTGTACTTAACTATCAAAAGTAccttttatattaaatctacttaaatgtttaaagtaaagttgaagCAAAcgtctttaataaaaatgtagattttttgcataaatataacaaaattggGCTCACATACAGTAGAAATGTACACTTTGAAAAAGCTCCGTCTCAAGCTCAGTAGTTTTATCAGGAACAGCATGTTGCCAAATTgctaaactataaaaataaaagttcagaaAGCGCATCTTTATAACTTTACTTTGTAActtataactttataaaatgATTGTTCCCTCACACCTCAAATATTATCCATCTTTGAGAACAACTTGGAACAAAATCAGAACAAATCTGTCTTTCCTTTACTTCTATTTTTCTTGCATTTCCCTCACAGTAACAACTCAGTCATTTGATAATTCATTGAAACTGAACAATTGCTGTTTCTAtttaaaagcacattaaaaccTTGTGTTGAAATGAACTGCGGAAAGCACCTTTTGCACTTACACATTGAGCTTTGTCATGGTGATCTGATCGCCGACTTgtctatttcagtttttttatgcttttattttgtagtaacGAACATGCTTAGAGGGAATGTATCAGAGTAAAAGTATACAGTTTGTTCAAGAAATGTAACGGAGTAAAAGTCTGCAGGAATATAAAGACTCAAGTATAGTACAGATActctaaaaaaatactttagtacTGTTCTTATGTATATCCACTGTGTTACATTACAACACTGCGCACACATACCCGAGGGCAGTTTTATAGTGGTAAATGGCTTCTTGGTTTCTGCCTCTGTCCTTCAGGAAGTTGGCGTAGTTGTAATGAACTTTAGCATTGTGAGGTAATGTCTGAATACCGGACCTGAGGGTAGGTGAGAAGAAAATTGTTCAGAACCCCGAGGCCACAGAGAGGAACAACAGTGTGTCAACCCACAACCACACAAACAAATCCTAAATCATATTCACGTGTTCCCAAAGtctaaaaacacaaactcaactaatgcaaatttcattctgAACATTCGAGACAAAAACTTTGATAAAG
Coding sequences within:
- the ovch1 gene encoding ovochymase-1 — translated: MCLNYLFILIFCLNLCNADPETNSDVSLSTETDCIFDKGCHEMAGKRAFIREQDEEESRIIGGQEAWAHSWPWQVSLQYSDLPACGGAILDRYWVVTASHCFRRYKKASLWTVVVGRHDLENANESCHRNVKVEKIFSHENYIQKTNENDVALLKLQNPLMFNECVRPVAIWNGDVPSEETCAVTGWGAIRENGPRAFKLQEVNVTVFNPETCRQLFGGKMHAFMMCAGADAGGMDACQGDSGGPLSCFTGERYTLAGVVSWGVGCGRAQKPGVYTKLFHYKQWINSTIHGELNPADSGMESTAHCGQAKVDPCQLPNGLAQVVPVEDGTFKVDNVSEACPHSWPWHVSLQSHDLHYCSGVLLHHSWVLAPRHCVAKVGDTVFLGAHDLNFMSGQTSAVKSVQSLDSDSSFPLMSDLSMIHLTVPARIGPTIFPVCMMEKDDQMVGEEEWSCVTTGWGPRKATLDLNPDILHMARVKLLSENVCKAGWGEIVAKKSLLCTDAAASTSCLVLFVSHFSLFLILNTHNLLHTFCRATRVHLLCVRKMGCTTLLD